GCTTTTCATCGTACGAAGAAAATGCGTTAGCCTTTTCGAGGAGTCTGCGCGCCTTCCATTACAATCAACAATGTTGCTGTATAATTTATATGTAAACTTACTAACAATAAAAGTTTACATATAAAAGTGGTAGCTGACAAGGGGAAGTAGTAAATCTGATGGAAAATTGCAAATTGTTTTGTAAGCGGTTATAATTATTTTTCCGGCAAAAGAGAACAGAAAACCGTTGCGTACTTTGAAAAGGTTCCTTAAGGGATAGTTACCATGAATGGAGAAAAACTCTAGTTCATGGTTTTTTGCGTCTCTACAAAAACCTCGGGAGTGTGAAGAGTTTGGCAGAAATGAAGAAAAAGCATCCTGATTTTGATCAGGAAGCAGAACGGCTTAGCTTTACCAAAAAGTATATGGACATTGTCATCAAAGCAACAGAGTTGGATGAGGAATCGTTTAAATCCAGTTTTAAAGAAGCGTTGGATGGAACTGACTTTTCAGACAGTAGTTTAAGTTATTTGAACATGCTCACCAATGCGAACATGCTCCAGCGGACGACAGAAGAGATTCGGAGCCTCAAGAAAATCTACCATAAGCCCTACTTTGCAAGAATTGACTACAAGCGGGCCGGCAAAGAAGAAGAGGAGGTCCTTTATTTTGGGAAAGCCTCTTTATTTGACCGAGAAACCCAAGACCCAATCATTGTCGATTGGCGTTCCCCGATAGCCAACCTATACTATGACGGCAGGCTCGGTGAAGTGGAGTACGAAGCGGAAGGGGAAACGTATGACGGCTACCTTTCCTTGAAACGTCAATATATTATGGAAGACGGCGAACTTCAAGACATAAGGGATGTTGATTTAACGACGACGGACGAGCTTTTACAAGAATCGCTTTCCGGAAGTTCCAGCAACCGTCTGACTGATATCGTCTCCACGATTCAAGAAGAACAGAACCGTATTATTCGTGCCGACTTAAATAAACCGATTATTGTCCAAGGAGCGGCAGGGAGCGGAAAGACGACCATAGCGTTACACAGAATCTCTTATTTTATCTACACCTACCAGGATCAATTCCGACCGGAACAACTGATGATCCTCGCACCGAACAATCTATTCATCGATTACATCTCTGAAGTCCTCCCAGAGCTTGGGGTGGACCGGATCTTACAGACAACCTTTATTGATTTTGTCTTAAGCTGCATCGGCAAAAAGGTGAAATTGCGACCTCCGTCCGAGAAATTGATGGGCTTTATTAACCACGAGTATGAAGATCCTGAAATGGTCCAATGGTTAGCAAGCTTCAAAGGCTCGCTCGAATTCAAAGACATCATCGACCGCTATCTATCTGACATCTTAGAAACACTCATTCCAACAGAAGATTTCTACCTGACTTCTAAGTTCAAACTCTACACTGCTGAAAAAATGGAAAACCTGATTCGCAACGAATATACCTACCTCCCGTATTATCGTCGAGTGGAAAAGGTGAAAAGCGTTCTGCAAAACTATGTGCGGACGGAGAAAAAAGTACTCTTGCATAAAGTGGAGAGATTCTACGACAACAAACTCGACAAAGCTCTGTTTAACATGAACCTTGATCCTGCTAAACGAAAAAGCTATGTGACAAAAGCAATGGACAAAAAGGATGCGATGATAGAGGAGATCAAACGGGAATCCAGAACCGCCGTTAACGCTTTTATCCGCAAGCTTCCTAAGCACACACTTTTTCATTATTTTAAAGAGTTGGTAACAGACCGGGCCACTTTTTCGAAGTATGCAAGTGATTATTTGGATGACTATCAGATCAAGTACTTTGTCGACCATCAAGTGAAATTACATAGACAAAAGCAGTATGAGCTAGAAGACTTGGCAGGGTTACTTTATTTGCAGCACCATTTGTATGGGATAGATAAAGAGTTGCGTGCTCGAAATGTGGTCATTGATGAAGCGCAGGATTATAGTTATTTTCAGCTTGCGGCTTTAAAAAGTGCGTTGGAAACAGATATGTTCACTATCGTAGGGGACTTGGCACAAGGGATCCATTCTTATCGCGGCATTCAGGATTGGAACAAGGTGAAGGAGGCAATTTTCCCAAGGGCTGCCTACACGACGTTGCAAAAAAGTTATCGTACAACAGTGGAAATCATGGAATCGGCTAATGATATTTTAAAGCTATTGCCTTTTGAACTTCCAAAAGTGGAGCCTGTGGTGAGGCATGGTGCGAAACCGACCTTTCATAAATGGTCTACCTCTGGTGGGGCGGCTGAAATGGCGGGCATGCTAGAGGCGGAAATAGAGAAGTTGTATAAAGACGGTCGAAAAACAATCGCAGTGATTGGCAAAACCGAGAAGGAATGTAAGAAGATTGAGGGGATGCTTGGCAAGGTTACAGACTTAAAGGTGCAACTGCTCTTGGAAAATGAGGAAATCAACCAAGAGGATGTCGTCATCGTCCATGCGCAGTTGGCGAAGGGACTGGAGTTTGATGCTGTGTTGTTGTGCACGTTGGATGAGGTGTTCACCGAAACCGAAATTGACGTAAAGCTGTTATATGTGGCGATGACAAGGCCGCTGCATCATTTAAGCTTTTATGGAAATGACAAGGGAGACTTTTTGCTTGAACATGTTTCGGATGGGAAGATTTTAATAGAAGAATAAACAAAATGAGACAGAGCCTTTTTATTTTTAATAGGGGCTCTGTTTTTTTAAGAAAGCAAGTAAATTCCGTTGATTTGCGTTCCAGGCGCTTCGCTTGCCTGCGGGCGGTCCGTGAGCCTCCTCGGCTTGCAGCCTGTGGGGTCTCACCTGTCCCTTCCTCCCGCGGGCGTCTGCGCGCCTTCCACTCCAATCAACTGGGTGGCTTCATTAAACTTAGGTTTAAAAAACCTTCTAATTGAGTTATCTGAAAAGCATTAACATATATTGACGTAATTTCTAGCTGTGGATTGGAGCAAATGGTGGAGACTCCAGCGGGGGAGTAACGGTAGGTTGAGACCCCGCAACGAAGTGAGGAGGCTCAAGCACCGTCCCGCGGAAAGCGAAACCATTTGCGGAAAGGAACAGCGGCAATTAAACAATCAGGTGAAATTTCCAAATTTAATTGCATTGTCTTTTCCTGCTACTTCTTCAAACGGCCGCGCAGGACCAATACAATAAATCCAACCGCAACTAAAGCCAAGATTACTTTTCCTGCCGTATTCCATTGCAGTACCTGATACACAGAAAAAGCTTCTAACATCAAGGCTGGAATCTTTCCAACCGTACTCGCGACGGCAAACCCGACCAAGCTGATCCGGCTAGTTGCCCCCGCCAATGTAACAAGACCGGATGGCGCAAATGGGAATAATCGTAAAGCGAGAACTAATAAAAATGCTTCCCTGCCATCAGTCTCCTGCAATCTTATCAGCCATTTATTTTTCATCAACGCATCCGGTGCGAACTTCTTTATGCCTTTACGATACAACCAAAAGCTTACGACTGCCCCAATCGATTCCCCTAAAAAAGAAATCAACGTCCCCCACCAAAATCCAAAGAA
This window of the Sutcliffiella horikoshii genome carries:
- a CDS encoding TVP38/TMEM64 family protein; the encoded protein is MWKDQVLEWFSAVGPFAILLSILFNTIISILAFMPSVFLTAANLAFFGFWWGTLISFLGESIGAVVSFWLYRKGIKKFAPDALMKNKWLIRLQETDGREAFLLVLALRLFPFAPSGLVTLAGATSRISLVGFAVASTVGKIPALMLEAFSVYQVLQWNTAGKVILALVAVGFIVLVLRGRLKK
- the helD gene encoding RNA polymerase recycling motor HelD, with protein sequence MKKKHPDFDQEAERLSFTKKYMDIVIKATELDEESFKSSFKEALDGTDFSDSSLSYLNMLTNANMLQRTTEEIRSLKKIYHKPYFARIDYKRAGKEEEEVLYFGKASLFDRETQDPIIVDWRSPIANLYYDGRLGEVEYEAEGETYDGYLSLKRQYIMEDGELQDIRDVDLTTTDELLQESLSGSSSNRLTDIVSTIQEEQNRIIRADLNKPIIVQGAAGSGKTTIALHRISYFIYTYQDQFRPEQLMILAPNNLFIDYISEVLPELGVDRILQTTFIDFVLSCIGKKVKLRPPSEKLMGFINHEYEDPEMVQWLASFKGSLEFKDIIDRYLSDILETLIPTEDFYLTSKFKLYTAEKMENLIRNEYTYLPYYRRVEKVKSVLQNYVRTEKKVLLHKVERFYDNKLDKALFNMNLDPAKRKSYVTKAMDKKDAMIEEIKRESRTAVNAFIRKLPKHTLFHYFKELVTDRATFSKYASDYLDDYQIKYFVDHQVKLHRQKQYELEDLAGLLYLQHHLYGIDKELRARNVVIDEAQDYSYFQLAALKSALETDMFTIVGDLAQGIHSYRGIQDWNKVKEAIFPRAAYTTLQKSYRTTVEIMESANDILKLLPFELPKVEPVVRHGAKPTFHKWSTSGGAAEMAGMLEAEIEKLYKDGRKTIAVIGKTEKECKKIEGMLGKVTDLKVQLLLENEEINQEDVVIVHAQLAKGLEFDAVLLCTLDEVFTETEIDVKLLYVAMTRPLHHLSFYGNDKGDFLLEHVSDGKILIEE